A single window of Pseudomonas marginalis DNA harbors:
- a CDS encoding SDR family NAD(P)-dependent oxidoreductase, with protein MSRKVALITGAASGIGQALAVAYARCGVAVVGGYYPADPHDPGTTVSLVEEAGGECLMLPLDVGDTVSVDALAEQAVQHFGRLDYAVANAGLLRRAPLLEMTDELWNEMLNVDLTGVMRTFRAATRHMNEGGALVAISSIAGGVYGWHDHSHYAAAKAGVPGLCRSLAVELAPLGIRCNAVIPGLIETPQSLDAKNSLGPEGLAKAARAIPLGRVGRADEVASLVQFLTSEASSYLTGQSIVIDGGLTVRWPD; from the coding sequence ATGAGCCGTAAAGTTGCCTTGATTACCGGCGCCGCCAGTGGCATCGGCCAAGCCCTCGCCGTGGCCTATGCACGTTGTGGCGTGGCGGTGGTGGGCGGGTATTACCCGGCCGATCCCCACGACCCGGGCACCACCGTGTCGTTGGTGGAAGAGGCGGGGGGCGAGTGCCTGATGTTGCCGCTGGACGTGGGCGATACCGTCTCGGTGGACGCCCTCGCCGAACAGGCGGTACAGCATTTCGGTCGGCTGGATTACGCGGTGGCCAACGCCGGTTTGCTGCGCCGTGCGCCGCTGCTGGAAATGACCGACGAGTTATGGAACGAGATGCTCAATGTCGACCTGACCGGGGTGATGCGCACCTTCCGCGCGGCGACGCGGCATATGAACGAAGGCGGCGCGCTGGTGGCGATTTCTTCGATTGCCGGCGGCGTGTATGGCTGGCACGACCACAGCCATTACGCTGCGGCCAAGGCCGGTGTGCCGGGGTTGTGCCGTTCGCTGGCGGTGGAATTGGCGCCCCTGGGCATTCGCTGCAATGCGGTGATCCCGGGGTTGATCGAGACGCCGCAGTCGCTGGATGCGAAGAACTCGCTGGGTCCGGAAGGTCTGGCAAAAGCGGCGCGAGCGATTCCGTTGGGGCGGGTAGGGCGCGCGGATGAAGTGGCGTCGCTGGTGCAGTTCTTGACCAGTGAAGCGTCGAGCTATTTGACCGGGCAGAGCATCGTTATCGACGGCGGCCTGACCGTACGCTGGCCCGACTGA
- the cmoA gene encoding carboxy-S-adenosyl-L-methionine synthase CmoA: protein MSKEPDRLFAQPLPQVPDFAFNEDVVRVFPDMIKRSVPGYPTIVENLGVLAAQFAQPHSVLYDLGSSLGAVTQALRRHVRTDGCRVIAVDNSAAMVERCREYLNGQDSMFQELLPVEVIDGDILALQFQPASVVALNFTLQFIAPDERLALLGRIRRSLLPGGALILSEKLRFNDLEEHALLTDLHIAFKRANGYSELEIAQKRSAIENVMKPDSLEEHRERLLAAGFSKVVPWFQCLNFASLIALP from the coding sequence GTGAGCAAAGAACCCGATCGCCTATTCGCCCAGCCCCTGCCCCAGGTGCCGGACTTCGCCTTTAACGAGGACGTGGTGCGGGTGTTCCCGGACATGATCAAGCGTTCGGTGCCCGGTTACCCGACGATTGTCGAAAACCTCGGCGTGCTTGCAGCGCAGTTTGCCCAACCACACAGCGTGCTCTACGACCTGGGCTCGTCCCTGGGAGCGGTGACCCAGGCCTTGCGCCGTCATGTGCGCACCGACGGTTGCCGCGTGATCGCGGTGGATAACTCGGCGGCCATGGTCGAGCGCTGCCGCGAATACCTCAATGGCCAGGACTCGATGTTCCAGGAGCTGCTGCCGGTCGAGGTGATCGACGGCGACATCCTCGCGCTGCAGTTCCAACCGGCCTCGGTGGTGGCGTTGAACTTCACCCTGCAATTTATCGCCCCGGATGAGCGCCTGGCGTTGCTCGGGCGTATCCGCCGGTCGTTATTGCCCGGCGGCGCACTGATCCTTTCGGAAAAGCTGCGCTTCAACGACCTGGAAGAACATGCGCTGCTCACCGACCTGCATATCGCGTTCAAACGCGCCAACGGCTACAGCGAACTGGAAATCGCCCAGAAGCGCAGCGCCATCGAAAACGTCATGAAGCCCGACAGCCTCGAAGAACACCGCGAACGCCTGCTGGCGGCCGGGTTTTCGAAAGTCGTGCCGTGGTTCCAGTGTCTTAACTTTGCCTCGTTGATTGCCTTGCCATGA
- a CDS encoding amidase, producing MSDATSLAEDFASGRSDPVQVLEQALDQASRSTSVFIALTAERARREAEASAARWRAGQPLSVFDGVPLAWKDLFDVAGSITTAGAAYRRTAPAALLDAPSVGLLCRAGMVSVGKTNLSELAYSGLGLNPHFGTPHNPHDTDQARIPGGSSSGSAVAVAAGIVPIAMGTDTAGSIRIPAALNGLVGYRSSSRRYSRDGVFPLARSLDSLGPLTRSVRDALAIDDLLHGRARQHSARRLKGQRFVLEQGVLADVEPAVRNNLLRAVERLKADGALIEERESTPFQATLDLIKHQGWLGAFEAFALHQDLLDSVDAEHLDPRVRRRLEAARALPASQLIHLTDARRRLQQQLLDALDGAILITPTVAHVAPALAPLEADDELFVKTNLATLRLTMPGSFLDMPGVSLPSGRDAQGLPTGLLLSAPSGEDARLLRAALSVESVLNF from the coding sequence ATGTCAGACGCCACTTCACTGGCCGAGGATTTCGCCAGCGGTCGCAGCGACCCGGTGCAAGTCCTTGAGCAGGCACTCGATCAAGCGAGCCGCTCGACCAGCGTATTTATTGCCCTGACCGCCGAGCGCGCCCGCCGTGAAGCCGAAGCGTCCGCCGCCCGGTGGCGTGCCGGCCAGCCCTTGAGCGTGTTCGATGGCGTGCCCCTGGCCTGGAAAGACCTGTTCGACGTAGCCGGCAGCATCACCACCGCCGGCGCCGCTTACCGCCGTACTGCGCCCGCCGCGTTGCTCGACGCCCCCAGCGTGGGCCTGTTGTGCCGTGCCGGGATGGTCAGCGTCGGCAAGACCAACCTCAGCGAACTCGCCTATTCCGGTTTGGGTCTGAACCCGCATTTCGGCACGCCGCACAATCCCCATGACACGGACCAGGCGCGCATTCCCGGCGGCTCGTCGTCCGGGTCGGCGGTGGCGGTTGCGGCCGGTATCGTGCCGATCGCCATGGGCACCGACACCGCAGGCTCCATCCGCATTCCGGCAGCGCTCAACGGCCTGGTGGGGTACCGCAGCAGCAGCCGACGCTACAGCCGCGACGGTGTGTTTCCCCTGGCCCGTTCCCTCGACAGCCTTGGCCCGTTGACCCGCAGCGTGCGCGATGCCTTGGCCATCGACGACCTGCTCCATGGCCGTGCCCGGCAGCACAGTGCCCGTCGCCTGAAAGGGCAGCGTTTTGTGTTGGAACAGGGTGTGCTGGCTGACGTGGAGCCTGCCGTGCGCAACAACCTGCTGCGCGCCGTTGAGCGACTGAAGGCGGACGGTGCGCTGATTGAAGAGCGTGAAAGCACCCCGTTCCAGGCCACCCTGGACCTGATCAAGCACCAAGGCTGGCTCGGCGCGTTCGAAGCCTTCGCCCTGCACCAGGACCTGCTCGACAGTGTTGACGCCGAACACCTCGACCCCCGTGTGCGCCGCCGCCTTGAAGCCGCGCGCGCATTGCCGGCCAGCCAGTTGATCCACCTGACCGACGCACGCCGTCGCCTGCAACAGCAACTGCTCGACGCGCTTGACGGCGCGATCCTGATCACCCCCACCGTCGCCCATGTCGCCCCGGCGTTGGCACCGCTTGAGGCCGACGACGAACTGTTCGTCAAAACCAACCTCGCCACCCTGCGCCTGACCATGCCCGGCAGCTTTCTCGACATGCCAGGCGTCAGCTTACCCAGTGGCCGCGATGCCCAGGGCCTGCCCACCGGGCTGCTGCTGAGCGCCCCGAGCGGAGAAGACGCGCGGCTGTTGCGTGCGGCCTTGTCCGTCGAGTCCGTACTTAACTTTTAA
- a CDS encoding polysaccharide deacetylase family protein codes for MAKDILCAFGVDVDAVAGWLGSYGGEDSPDDISRGLFAGEIGAPRLLKLFERYGLRTTWFIPGHSMETFPEQMKAVADAGHEIGVHGYSHENPIAMTAEQEEIVLDKSIELITQVTGKRPTGYVAPWWEFSKVTNELLLKKGIKYDHSLMHNDFHPYYVRKGDSWTKIDYSQHPDTWMKPLVRGEETDLVEIPANWYLDDLPPMMFIKKAPNSHGFVNPRHLEEMWRDQFDWVYREHEHAVFTMTIHPDVSGRPQVLLMLERLIEHIQSHAGVRFVTFDEIADDFIRRQPRT; via the coding sequence ATGGCTAAAGACATCCTCTGTGCATTTGGCGTCGACGTCGACGCCGTCGCCGGCTGGCTCGGTTCCTATGGCGGCGAAGACTCGCCCGACGACATCTCCCGCGGCCTGTTCGCCGGTGAAATCGGTGCGCCGCGCCTGCTCAAACTGTTCGAGCGCTACGGCCTGCGCACCACCTGGTTTATCCCCGGCCACTCGATGGAAACCTTCCCCGAGCAGATGAAGGCCGTGGCCGACGCCGGCCACGAAATCGGCGTGCATGGCTACAGCCACGAAAACCCGATTGCGATGACCGCCGAGCAGGAAGAAATCGTCCTCGATAAATCCATCGAGTTGATCACCCAAGTCACCGGCAAACGCCCCACCGGCTACGTCGCGCCGTGGTGGGAATTCAGCAAGGTCACCAACGAGCTGTTGCTGAAAAAAGGCATCAAGTACGACCACAGCCTGATGCACAACGACTTCCACCCCTACTACGTGCGCAAGGGCGACAGCTGGACCAAGATCGACTACAGCCAGCACCCCGACACCTGGATGAAACCCCTGGTGCGCGGCGAAGAAACCGATCTGGTGGAGATCCCGGCCAACTGGTACCTCGACGACCTGCCGCCGATGATGTTCATCAAGAAAGCCCCCAACAGCCACGGCTTCGTCAACCCGCGCCACCTCGAAGAAATGTGGCGCGACCAGTTCGACTGGGTCTACCGCGAGCACGAACACGCGGTATTCACCATGACCATCCATCCCGACGTGTCCGGCCGCCCGCAAGTGCTGCTGATGCTTGAACGCTTGATCGAACACATCCAGAGCCATGCCGGCGTGCGCTTCGTCACCTTCGACGAAATCGCCGACGACTTTATCCGCCGCCAACCGCGTACCTGA
- a CDS encoding MFS transporter: MSIYNKLDLTGWKPRQLTSQEVRFATWIAFFAWVFAVYDFILFGTLLPEIGRHFGWGEVEQAEIATWVAVGTAVVALAIGPIVDKLGRRKGIIFTVAGSALCSALTAIGGAWGKSPLILIRSLGGLGYAEETVNATYLTELYGASEDPRLTKRRGFIYSLVQGGWPVGALIAAGLTALLLPIIGWQGCFIFAAIPAVVIAIMARKLKESPQFQIHQRISQLRKSGAVKEAQNVAVTYGVDYDEHSKAGLKAAFRGPARRATLVIGAALLLNWAAIQVFSVLGTSVIVSVHHISFENSLIILVLSNLVGYCGYLSHGWMGDKIGRRNVIGLGWMLGGLAFAGMLFGPSNMPMVVGLYSLGLFFLIGPYSAALFFISESFPTSIRATGGAIIHAMGPIGAVVAGFGATQVLSAGSDWQTAALWFGALPCFLSGALMFAARHVRPETVQ, encoded by the coding sequence ATGTCCATCTACAACAAGCTTGACCTGACTGGCTGGAAACCCCGGCAACTGACGTCCCAGGAAGTGCGCTTCGCCACCTGGATCGCGTTTTTCGCCTGGGTGTTTGCGGTGTACGACTTCATCCTGTTCGGCACCTTGCTGCCGGAGATCGGCCGACACTTCGGCTGGGGTGAAGTGGAGCAGGCTGAAATCGCGACCTGGGTGGCGGTGGGTACCGCCGTGGTTGCCTTGGCCATCGGGCCGATCGTCGACAAGCTGGGGCGGCGCAAAGGGATTATTTTCACCGTGGCCGGTTCCGCACTGTGCTCGGCGCTGACCGCCATTGGCGGGGCGTGGGGCAAGTCGCCGCTGATTCTGATTCGTTCGCTGGGCGGCCTGGGGTATGCCGAAGAAACCGTCAACGCCACCTATTTGACCGAGCTGTATGGCGCCTCGGAAGACCCGCGACTGACCAAGCGCCGCGGCTTCATCTACAGCCTCGTGCAGGGCGGCTGGCCGGTCGGTGCGTTGATCGCCGCCGGCTTGACCGCGCTGTTGCTGCCGATCATCGGCTGGCAGGGTTGCTTCATCTTCGCCGCGATCCCGGCGGTGGTGATCGCGATCATGGCGCGCAAGCTCAAGGAGAGCCCGCAATTCCAGATCCACCAGCGCATCAGTCAGTTGCGTAAAAGCGGCGCGGTGAAAGAAGCACAAAACGTTGCCGTGACCTACGGTGTGGACTACGACGAACACAGCAAGGCCGGCCTCAAGGCGGCCTTCCGTGGCCCGGCCCGTCGCGCCACCCTGGTGATCGGCGCTGCGCTGCTGCTCAACTGGGCAGCGATCCAGGTGTTCAGCGTGCTCGGCACCTCGGTGATCGTCAGCGTGCACCACATCTCGTTCGAGAACTCGCTGATCATCCTCGTGCTGTCCAACCTGGTGGGTTACTGCGGCTACCTCAGCCACGGCTGGATGGGCGACAAGATCGGCCGTCGCAATGTGATCGGCCTGGGTTGGATGCTCGGCGGCCTGGCGTTTGCCGGCATGCTGTTTGGCCCAAGCAATATGCCGATGGTGGTCGGGTTGTACAGCCTGGGCCTGTTCTTCCTGATCGGGCCGTACTCGGCGGCGCTGTTCTTTATCAGTGAAAGTTTCCCCACCAGCATCCGCGCCACCGGCGGCGCGATCATCCATGCCATGGGCCCGATTGGTGCCGTAGTCGCGGGCTTTGGTGCGACCCAGGTGTTGTCCGCCGGCAGTGACTGGCAGACCGCCGCGCTGTGGTTCGGCGCGCTGCCGTGCTTCTTGTCCGGCGCCCTGATGTTTGCCGCCCGCCATGTGCGTCCGGAAACCGTTCAGTAA
- a CDS encoding protease inhibitor I42 family protein yields MIAARLLLPLSLCLLAACASAPKQNVTVDNQSACPLQLKTGQNLILTLPSNPTTGYRWAIQDSAGGVLRALGPEVYSSSESGVIGGGGQSTWRFQAFTAGQGRLRLTSQQPWEPEAEPAETFDCAITVN; encoded by the coding sequence ATGATCGCCGCCCGCCTGCTTCTCCCCCTGAGCCTTTGCCTGCTCGCCGCCTGCGCCAGTGCGCCGAAGCAAAACGTCACCGTGGACAACCAGAGCGCCTGCCCGCTGCAACTCAAGACCGGGCAAAACCTGATCCTCACCCTGCCGAGCAACCCCACCACCGGCTACCGCTGGGCCATCCAGGATTCCGCCGGCGGCGTATTGCGGGCCCTGGGCCCCGAGGTTTACAGCAGCTCGGAATCCGGTGTAATCGGCGGCGGCGGCCAGTCCACCTGGCGCTTCCAGGCATTCACGGCCGGCCAGGGTCGTTTGCGCCTGACCTCCCAGCAACCCTGGGAACCGGAAGCCGAGCCCGCAGAGACCTTCGATTGCGCCATTACGGTGAACTGA
- a CDS encoding lysoplasmalogenase yields the protein MPWLILALMGAGTFIYGLSTHATLLCLLVKPLPVLALLGWLHDAPPTDYRRWISLGLIFSLVGDVLLAWPGDLFIFGLGAFLCAHLAYLRAYFSDCRRLALLPLALALGVGAILLGILISHGLGELLVPVVIYALVISAMLWRALARVGSDVPKRSALLAAAGAVSFVFSDTLIGINRFVLSFDAAPYLLIVTYWLGQWGITASAFHQTTRAHEGQLG from the coding sequence ATGCCATGGCTGATTCTTGCGTTGATGGGCGCAGGCACCTTTATCTACGGCCTGAGCACCCATGCCACGTTGCTGTGCCTGCTGGTCAAGCCGCTGCCGGTGCTGGCGCTGCTGGGTTGGCTGCATGATGCGCCGCCGACCGACTATCGACGCTGGATCAGCCTCGGGCTGATTTTTTCCCTGGTCGGCGATGTATTGCTGGCCTGGCCGGGCGACCTGTTTATCTTCGGCCTCGGCGCTTTCCTGTGTGCCCACCTGGCCTATCTCAGAGCCTATTTCAGCGACTGCCGCCGTCTGGCGCTGCTGCCGTTGGCGTTGGCGCTGGGCGTGGGCGCGATCCTGCTGGGCATCCTGATCTCCCACGGTCTTGGCGAACTGCTGGTACCGGTGGTGATTTACGCACTGGTGATCAGCGCCATGCTCTGGCGCGCGCTGGCACGTGTGGGCAGCGATGTACCGAAACGCTCGGCGCTGCTGGCGGCGGCGGGCGCGGTGTCGTTTGTGTTTTCCGACACGCTGATCGGCATCAATCGGTTTGTGCTGTCATTCGACGCCGCGCCGTATTTGTTGATCGTCACCTACTGGCTCGGACAGTGGGGCATCACCGCCTCGGCTTTCCATCAGACAACCCGCGCACACGAGGGCCAACTTGGCTAA
- a CDS encoding GntR family transcriptional regulator — MKAVSASASRYAMIHQVLRDAIVNGTARHGLVLLEAPLAELFGTSRVPVRKALDLLHAEGLICRFNGRGYLINPDGLAMEPLRLPLSHGHLGLNGEAELVDTRPLGERIVEEIGAALSTCIAFGHYRLDEQAAADHYGVSRAVVREALMRLRDRGLVEKEPYSQWLAGPLTAREVTEDYELRACLEPEALRQSAPNLDRDMLEAMLQRVLDAQDSPQCSLEAIEQIEEDLHQRCLAGLQNRKIAALIRQGQSPMIISRIFYRLLGIGADPAMLAEHRLILELLLHGAFDAAALNLREHLQRARQRMLQRLKVLSVLPEQPLPAYLHKIS, encoded by the coding sequence ATGAAAGCAGTGTCCGCCTCGGCCTCCCGTTACGCGATGATTCACCAGGTGTTGCGCGACGCGATCGTCAATGGCACCGCCCGCCATGGCCTGGTATTGCTGGAAGCGCCCCTGGCCGAGCTGTTCGGCACCAGCCGCGTGCCGGTGCGCAAGGCGCTGGACCTGCTGCACGCTGAGGGCTTGATCTGCCGTTTCAACGGCCGGGGCTACCTGATCAACCCCGACGGCCTGGCCATGGAGCCGTTGCGCCTGCCCTTGAGCCATGGGCACCTGGGCCTCAATGGCGAAGCCGAACTGGTGGACACCCGGCCGCTGGGCGAGCGCATCGTCGAGGAAATCGGCGCGGCGCTGTCCACCTGTATCGCCTTTGGCCATTACCGCCTGGATGAGCAAGCCGCCGCCGACCACTACGGCGTCAGCCGCGCGGTGGTGCGTGAAGCGCTGATGCGCCTGCGCGACCGCGGCCTGGTGGAAAAAGAGCCCTATTCCCAATGGCTGGCGGGGCCCCTGACCGCGCGGGAAGTCACCGAAGATTACGAACTGCGCGCCTGCCTGGAACCCGAAGCCCTGCGCCAGAGTGCCCCGAACCTCGACCGCGACATGCTGGAAGCCATGCTGCAGCGCGTGCTGGATGCCCAGGACAGCCCCCAGTGCAGCCTGGAAGCCATCGAGCAGATCGAAGAGGACCTGCACCAGCGCTGCCTGGCCGGCCTGCAAAACCGCAAGATTGCCGCGCTGATTCGCCAGGGCCAGAGCCCGATGATCATCAGCCGGATTTTTTACCGATTGCTGGGGATCGGCGCTGATCCGGCGATGCTTGCCGAACATCGATTGATTCTGGAGCTGCTGCTGCATGGCGCATTCGATGCGGCGGCGTTGAACCTGCGCGAGCATTTGCAGCGGGCGCGGCAGCGGATGTTGCAGCGCCTGAAAGTGCTCTCGGTGCTGCCAGAACAGCCACTCCCCGCCTACCTCCACAAAATCAGCTGA
- the lon gene encoding endopeptidase La — MSDQQEFPDYDLNDYADPENAETPSSNTGLALPGQNLPDKVYIIPIHNRPFFPAQVLPVIVNEEPWAETLELVSKSDHHSLALFFMDTPPEDPRHFDTSALPLYGTLVKVHHASRENGKLQFVAQGLTRVRIKTWLKHHRPPYLVEVEYPHQPSEPTDEVKAYGMALINAIKELLPLNPLYSEELKNYLNRFSPNDPSPLTDFAAALTSATGNELQEVLDCVPMLKRMEKVLPMLRKEVEVARLQKELSAEVNRKIGEHQREFFLKEQLKVIQQELGLTKDDRSADVEQFEQRLEGKVLPAQAKKRIDEELNKLSILETGSPEYAVTRNYLDWATSVPWGVYGEDKLDLKHARKVLDKHHAGLDDIKSRILEFLAVGAYKGEVAGSIVLLVGPPGVGKTSVGKSIAESLGRPFYRFSVGGMRDEAEIKGHRRTYIGALPGKLVQALKDVEVMNPVIMLDEIDKMGQSFQGDPASALLETLDPEQNVEFLDHYLDLRLDLSKVLFVCTANTLDSIPGPLLDRMEVIRLSGYITEEKVAIAKRHLWPKQLEKAGVSKNSLSISDGALRALIDGYAREAGVRQLEKQLGKLVRKAVVKLLDEPNSVIKIGNKDLESSLGMPVFRNEQVLSGTGVITGLAWTSMGGATLPIEATRIHTLNRGFKLTGQLGEVMKESAEIAYSYISSNLKSFGGDPKFFDEAFVHLHVPEGATPKDGPSAGVTMASALLSLARNQAPKKGVAMTGELTLTGHVLPIGGVREKVIAARRQKIHELILPEPNRGSFEELPEYLKEGMTVHFAKRFADVAKVLF, encoded by the coding sequence ATGAGCGACCAGCAAGAATTCCCTGATTACGACCTCAACGATTACGCCGACCCCGAAAACGCTGAAACCCCTTCGTCCAATACCGGCCTGGCCCTGCCTGGGCAAAACCTGCCGGACAAGGTCTACATCATCCCGATCCACAATCGGCCGTTCTTCCCGGCGCAAGTGCTGCCGGTGATCGTCAACGAAGAGCCGTGGGCCGAGACCCTGGAGCTGGTGAGCAAATCCGACCATCACTCCCTGGCCCTATTCTTCATGGACACGCCGCCGGAAGATCCACGCCATTTCGACACCTCCGCCCTGCCGCTGTACGGCACCCTGGTGAAGGTGCACCACGCCAGCCGCGAGAACGGCAAGCTGCAATTCGTCGCCCAGGGCCTGACCCGCGTGCGGATCAAGACCTGGCTCAAGCACCACCGCCCACCGTACCTGGTGGAAGTGGAATACCCGCACCAGCCGAGCGAGCCGACCGACGAGGTCAAGGCCTACGGCATGGCGCTGATCAATGCGATCAAGGAACTGCTGCCGCTCAACCCGCTGTACAGCGAAGAGCTGAAGAACTACCTCAACCGCTTCAGCCCCAACGACCCGTCGCCCCTCACCGACTTCGCCGCCGCGCTGACCTCGGCCACAGGCAATGAGCTGCAGGAAGTGCTGGACTGCGTGCCGATGCTCAAGCGCATGGAAAAAGTCCTGCCGATGCTGCGCAAGGAGGTGGAAGTCGCGCGCCTGCAAAAAGAACTCTCCGCCGAGGTGAACCGCAAGATCGGCGAACACCAGCGCGAGTTCTTCCTCAAGGAACAGCTCAAGGTCATCCAGCAGGAACTGGGCCTGACCAAGGACGACCGCAGCGCCGACGTCGAACAGTTCGAGCAACGCCTGGAAGGCAAGGTGCTGCCGGCCCAGGCGAAAAAACGTATCGATGAAGAACTGAACAAACTGTCGATCCTCGAAACCGGCTCGCCGGAATACGCCGTCACGCGCAATTACCTGGACTGGGCCACCTCGGTGCCCTGGGGCGTGTATGGCGAGGACAAACTCGACCTCAAGCACGCACGCAAGGTGCTGGACAAGCACCATGCCGGCCTGGATGACATCAAGAGCCGCATCCTCGAGTTCCTCGCGGTGGGCGCCTATAAAGGCGAGGTCGCTGGCTCCATCGTGCTGCTGGTGGGCCCGCCGGGCGTGGGCAAGACCAGCGTGGGCAAGTCCATCGCCGAGTCCCTCGGGCGGCCGTTCTATCGCTTCAGCGTCGGCGGCATGCGCGACGAGGCCGAGATCAAGGGCCATCGCCGCACCTACATCGGCGCCCTGCCGGGCAAGCTGGTGCAGGCGCTCAAGGATGTGGAAGTGATGAACCCGGTGATCATGCTCGACGAGATCGACAAGATGGGCCAGAGCTTCCAGGGCGATCCGGCTTCGGCACTCCTGGAAACCCTCGACCCGGAGCAGAACGTCGAATTCCTCGACCACTACCTGGACCTGCGCCTGGACCTGTCCAAGGTGCTGTTCGTGTGCACCGCCAACACCCTGGACTCGATTCCCGGCCCGCTGCTGGACCGTATGGAAGTGATTCGCCTGTCGGGCTATATCACCGAAGAAAAAGTCGCCATCGCCAAACGCCACCTGTGGCCAAAACAGCTGGAAAAAGCCGGCGTTTCGAAAAACAGCCTGAGCATCAGTGACGGCGCCCTGCGCGCACTGATCGACGGGTACGCCCGTGAAGCCGGGGTGCGCCAGCTGGAGAAACAACTGGGCAAACTGGTGCGCAAGGCGGTGGTCAAGCTGCTGGACGAACCGAACTCGGTGATCAAGATCGGCAACAAGGACCTGGAAAGCTCCCTCGGCATGCCGGTGTTCCGCAACGAACAGGTGCTGTCGGGTACCGGCGTGATCACCGGCCTGGCCTGGACCAGCATGGGTGGCGCGACCCTGCCGATCGAGGCGACCCGTATCCACACCCTCAATCGCGGCTTCAAGCTCACCGGGCAGCTGGGTGAGGTGATGAAAGAGTCCGCCGAAATCGCCTACAGCTACATCAGCTCCAACCTGAAGTCGTTTGGCGGCGATCCGAAGTTCTTCGACGAAGCCTTCGTGCACTTGCACGTACCGGAAGGCGCCACGCCGAAGGACGGCCCGAGCGCCGGGGTGACCATGGCCAGCGCGCTGCTGTCCCTGGCGCGCAATCAAGCGCCGAAAAAAGGCGTGGCCATGACCGGCGAACTGACGTTGACCGGGCATGTGCTGCCGATTGGCGGGGTACGCGAGAAGGTGATTGCGGCGCGCCGCCAGAAGATTCACGAGCTGATTTTGCCGGAGCCCAATCGCGGCAGTTTTGAAGAGTTGCCGGAGTACCTGAAGGAAGGCATGACCGTGCACTTTGCCAAGCGCTTTGCGGATGTGGCGAAGGTGCTCTTCTGA
- the cmoB gene encoding tRNA 5-methoxyuridine(34)/uridine 5-oxyacetic acid(34) synthase CmoB, with product MIDLSPLARHLVGTPLAVWAQGLQAQLDSKMEKGHGDLERWQSALDALPKIQPSEVDLLNGLVLDTDCDDATRAQMHTALMGLSPWRKGPFHLFGVHVDTEWRSDWKWSRVAPHLDLKGKRILDVGCGNGYYMWRMLGAGADSVIGVDPNWLFFCQFQAVQRYLSEPKAWHLPFPFEDLPANLEGFDTVFSMGVFYHRRSPIEHLLALKDTLVKGGELVLETLVVEGDQQQVLVPEDRYAQMRNVWFLPSVPALMLWLRRAGFSDVRCVDVSVTTVEEQRGTEWMKYQSLSDFLDPQDHCKTIEGLPAPMRAVIIAKK from the coding sequence ATGATTGATCTGTCCCCCCTCGCCCGCCATCTGGTCGGTACCCCCCTGGCTGTATGGGCCCAAGGCCTGCAAGCGCAGCTCGATAGCAAGATGGAAAAGGGTCATGGCGACCTGGAGCGTTGGCAGAGTGCCCTGGACGCGCTGCCCAAGATCCAGCCCAGTGAAGTCGACCTACTCAACGGCCTGGTGCTGGACACCGATTGCGACGATGCCACCCGTGCGCAAATGCACACCGCGCTGATGGGCTTGAGCCCGTGGCGCAAGGGCCCGTTCCACCTGTTCGGCGTGCATGTGGACACCGAATGGCGCTCGGACTGGAAGTGGTCGCGTGTGGCCCCGCACCTGGACCTGAAGGGCAAGCGCATTCTCGATGTCGGTTGCGGCAACGGTTACTACATGTGGCGCATGCTCGGCGCCGGGGCCGACAGCGTGATTGGCGTCGACCCGAACTGGCTGTTCTTCTGCCAGTTCCAGGCCGTACAGCGTTACCTGTCCGAACCCAAGGCCTGGCACCTACCGTTCCCGTTTGAAGACCTGCCGGCGAACCTGGAAGGCTTCGACACGGTGTTTTCCATGGGGGTGTTCTATCACCGCCGCTCGCCGATCGAGCATTTGCTGGCGCTGAAGGACACCTTGGTCAAGGGCGGCGAACTGGTCCTGGAAACCTTGGTGGTGGAAGGCGACCAGCAACAGGTGCTGGTGCCGGAAGACCGTTATGCGCAGATGCGTAACGTGTGGTTCCTGCCCTCAGTGCCGGCGTTGATGCTGTGGCTGCGGCGTGCCGGGTTCAGTGATGTGAGGTGCGTGGATGTGAGCGTGACCACGGTGGAGGAACAGCGCGGGACGGAGTGGATGAAGTATCAGTCCCTCAGCGACTTCCTCGATCCACAGGATCACTGCAAGACGATTGAAGGGCTGCCGGCGCCGATGCGGGCGGTGATCATCGCTAAAAAGTAA